Proteins encoded together in one Planctomyces sp. SH-PL14 window:
- a CDS encoding alpha/beta fold hydrolase has protein sequence MMPRDLPVARTDSVVPAADGTALYLRCYAPEERSPDRTLVIVHGTGEHGDRYDRFARMAAGRGWSVVAGDLRGHGRSGGTPTHLQRFEQYLEDLDVVLAHIGAIPDRTVLVAHSMGGLTGIRYAQTRPDRIGALVALSPLLAMGLRVPPLKILLGKLCLAVAPTARFRSPIQSSQVTRCHEARRARDKDPLRHRTVTASWYFRVQEAVEEAWEAAGAMTTPLLLLQGERDEVVCPNAPLRWYPQVAAHDKSLLTLRDHLHELLTEPDWYHTAKLILDWLEVRMPLERATIPFPVAVTNRMIEPVRRAA, from the coding sequence ATGATGCCTCGGGATCTTCCCGTTGCACGGACCGATTCGGTGGTCCCCGCCGCCGACGGAACTGCGCTCTACCTGCGCTGCTACGCACCGGAAGAACGTTCGCCCGACCGCACGCTGGTGATCGTCCACGGGACGGGGGAGCACGGCGACAGGTACGACCGGTTCGCCCGAATGGCGGCCGGCCGCGGCTGGTCGGTAGTCGCCGGGGATCTTCGTGGTCACGGCCGGTCCGGGGGGACGCCGACGCACCTGCAGCGGTTTGAGCAGTACCTTGAGGACCTCGACGTCGTTCTGGCGCACATCGGGGCGATTCCCGACCGGACGGTCCTGGTGGCCCACAGCATGGGGGGGCTGACGGGGATCCGCTATGCCCAGACCCGGCCCGACCGCATCGGCGCCCTCGTGGCCCTTTCACCCCTGCTGGCGATGGGGCTGCGTGTTCCGCCGCTCAAAATTCTGCTCGGCAAGCTTTGCCTGGCGGTCGCCCCGACGGCGCGGTTCCGCAGCCCGATCCAGTCGTCTCAGGTGACGCGCTGTCACGAGGCCCGCCGCGCCCGCGACAAGGATCCCTTGCGGCATCGAACGGTCACCGCGAGCTGGTACTTCCGGGTCCAGGAGGCGGTTGAGGAGGCTTGGGAGGCAGCCGGGGCGATGACGACTCCGCTGCTGCTGCTCCAGGGGGAACGGGACGAGGTGGTCTGTCCGAACGCTCCGCTGCGGTGGTATCCGCAGGTCGCCGCGCACGACAAGAGTCTGCTGACGCTCCGCGACCATCTCCACGAGCTGCTGACGGAGCCGGACTGGTACCATACGGCGAAGCTGATCCTCGACTGGCTGGAGGTCCGAATGCCGCTCGAGCGGGCGACGATCCCGTTTCCGGTGGCGGTGACGAACCGGATGATCGAGCCGGTCCGCCGCGCGGCGTGA
- a CDS encoding alpha/beta hydrolase family protein has translation MLRALLRSLVLGLLLATGAARTPASGQETAATPLPGGVAFDLKALSVVPEVFPAKELEVEGVETFFYAGPKLQGKPTRIFAYRGVPKPKAGEATGKVPGIVLIHGGGGTAFDRWVKLWNGRGYAAIAMDLCGCVPIGSYGKWERHEHGGPPGWDASFGQLDSPVEDQWTYHAVSAVALGHTLLRAHPDVDSERIGMTGISWGGYMTSVVSGVDSRFRFAVPVYGCGFLGDNSAWLGRLEMIGPEKSALWLKQWDPSHYLPKAKMPFLWVNGTNDFAYPMDSWQKSYRLPEADRTLCLRIRMPHGHGAAGENPEEIHAFANQILTGGAPLARIAKQGRTETELWCEFEAAQPIAKAELCFTSDSGAWKDRKWEAAAATLDAAGKRASAAIPAAATVAYLNLFDDRNCVVSTEHIELKPPAPVKQD, from the coding sequence ATGCTGCGAGCCCTGTTGCGGTCCCTCGTCCTTGGCCTGCTCCTGGCGACCGGCGCGGCCCGGACGCCGGCCTCCGGTCAGGAGACCGCGGCGACTCCCCTGCCGGGGGGCGTGGCCTTCGATCTCAAGGCTCTCTCCGTCGTTCCCGAAGTCTTTCCCGCCAAGGAGCTCGAAGTCGAAGGGGTCGAGACCTTCTTCTACGCCGGTCCGAAGCTTCAGGGGAAACCGACGCGGATCTTTGCCTACCGCGGAGTCCCGAAGCCGAAAGCGGGCGAAGCCACCGGGAAGGTTCCGGGGATCGTCCTGATCCATGGCGGCGGCGGGACGGCGTTCGACCGCTGGGTCAAGCTCTGGAACGGCCGCGGGTACGCCGCGATCGCGATGGACCTGTGCGGCTGCGTGCCGATCGGGAGCTACGGCAAATGGGAGCGGCACGAGCATGGCGGCCCCCCGGGTTGGGACGCCAGCTTCGGACAGCTCGACTCCCCGGTCGAAGACCAGTGGACGTACCACGCCGTCAGCGCCGTCGCGCTCGGCCACACGCTGCTCCGCGCGCATCCCGATGTCGACTCCGAGCGGATCGGCATGACCGGGATCTCGTGGGGGGGCTACATGACCTCGGTCGTCTCGGGGGTCGACTCCCGATTCCGGTTCGCCGTCCCGGTCTATGGCTGCGGCTTCCTGGGGGACAATTCCGCCTGGCTGGGCCGGTTGGAGATGATCGGCCCTGAGAAGTCCGCCCTGTGGCTCAAGCAGTGGGATCCGTCACACTATCTCCCCAAGGCGAAGATGCCGTTCCTGTGGGTCAACGGGACGAACGACTTCGCCTACCCGATGGACTCCTGGCAGAAGTCGTATCGCCTGCCGGAGGCCGACCGGACGCTCTGTCTGCGAATCCGGATGCCGCATGGGCACGGAGCGGCGGGAGAGAATCCCGAGGAGATCCACGCCTTCGCCAACCAGATCCTGACCGGCGGCGCTCCCCTTGCCCGGATCGCGAAGCAGGGCCGGACCGAGACGGAACTGTGGTGTGAGTTCGAAGCCGCGCAGCCGATCGCCAAGGCGGAGCTCTGTTTCACCAGCGACAGCGGGGCCTGGAAGGACCGCAAGTGGGAAGCGGCCGCGGCAACCCTCGACGCCGCCGGCAAGCGAGCCTCAGCGGCCATCCCGGCCGCCGCCACGGTCGCCTACCTCAATCTCTTCGACGATCGCAACTGTGTCGTGAGCACGGAACACATCGAGCTCAAGCCTCCCGCCCCGGTCAAGCAGGACTGA
- a CDS encoding amino acid ABC transporter ATP-binding protein, giving the protein MISLRNIHKRFAGNHVLRGVSLEVAKGEVCVLLGPSGGGKSTLLRTINGLETFDDGAIQVDEITLGPASDPNRDTSLTAIRKRVGMVFQQFHLFPHRSVLDNILEAPVHVLGRPRKEVVPEAEALLERVGMIEKIHEMPGALSGGQQQRAAIARALAMKPEVILFDEPTSALDPRSTAEVVGVISDLAKSGQTMIVVTHAMGFARAVGHRVHVMEAGRVAESGPPEQIFGSPQTETTRKLLAQSSLN; this is encoded by the coding sequence ATGATCTCCCTCCGGAACATTCATAAACGTTTCGCCGGAAACCATGTGCTGCGGGGAGTCTCGCTGGAAGTGGCCAAGGGCGAAGTCTGCGTCCTGCTTGGCCCGTCGGGCGGGGGCAAGAGCACACTCCTGCGAACGATCAACGGCCTCGAGACGTTCGACGACGGGGCGATCCAGGTCGATGAGATCACGCTCGGCCCCGCCAGCGACCCGAACCGCGATACCTCGCTGACCGCCATCCGCAAGCGGGTCGGGATGGTCTTCCAGCAGTTCCACCTCTTCCCGCACCGCAGCGTCCTCGACAACATCCTCGAGGCCCCGGTTCATGTTCTCGGCCGGCCCCGCAAGGAAGTCGTCCCCGAGGCGGAAGCCCTACTGGAGCGGGTGGGGATGATCGAAAAGATCCACGAGATGCCGGGAGCCCTCTCGGGCGGCCAGCAGCAGCGGGCGGCGATCGCCCGGGCCCTGGCGATGAAGCCCGAAGTGATCCTGTTCGACGAGCCGACGAGCGCCCTCGACCCGCGGTCGACCGCCGAAGTCGTCGGCGTGATCTCGGACCTCGCCAAGAGCGGCCAGACGATGATCGTCGTCACGCATGCCATGGGGTTCGCCCGCGCGGTCGGCCATCGGGTCCACGTCATGGAAGCGGGACGGGTGGCCGAATCGGGGCCACCCGAGCAGATCTTCGGTTCGCCGCAGACGGAAACGACCCGCAAGCTGCTCGCCCAGTCGTCGCTGAACTGA
- a CDS encoding MATE family efflux transporter has translation MSRPAIPWSVWKTEVRETLILGGPVVGTQLAQILLSATDTVMAGRLGAADLASVALGGGVFYPLCLYGMGVLMSVSPTVSQLYGAGRHDEIGRQLHQGLWVALVLGVFTAGAAQFCEPIFHALDVNADLIPGAMGYLTAIAWGLPAMYCQIALRGMSDGVSRTRPMFFISLLSFPMNVFGNWVFMYGHFGMPRLGGVGCGVASAIVLWLNFFMMASWVYFSGGYRPYRVFERFEWPRWADIRKLLALGTPIGVGLFMECTLFAAGALLLGRFGDTVVAAHQAALNVASVTFMIPLGISTAASIRVGQAVGRRDPAAVRRAGFTGIGLAAFIMLGCATLLALAPGPIARLYSSDPAVLTLMSRLLLYAAVFQLFDGFQVASNACLRGLKDTSVPALITVVVYWVIGVPVAYWLAIGRGQQADGIWSGFIVALFLAAVLLTIRFDRISRRFASAAGSPGES, from the coding sequence GTGTCCCGGCCAGCGATCCCCTGGTCTGTCTGGAAGACCGAAGTCCGCGAGACCCTGATCCTGGGGGGCCCGGTCGTCGGCACGCAGCTCGCCCAGATCCTGCTCAGCGCGACTGACACCGTCATGGCGGGTCGGCTGGGGGCGGCGGACCTGGCCTCCGTCGCGCTCGGGGGCGGGGTGTTCTATCCGCTCTGCCTCTACGGAATGGGGGTTCTGATGTCGGTCAGTCCGACGGTCTCCCAGCTCTACGGGGCCGGACGGCACGACGAGATCGGCCGGCAGCTTCACCAGGGGCTGTGGGTGGCGCTCGTGCTGGGGGTGTTCACAGCGGGCGCGGCGCAGTTCTGCGAGCCGATCTTCCACGCTTTGGACGTGAACGCCGACCTGATTCCGGGGGCGATGGGCTACCTCACGGCCATCGCGTGGGGCCTGCCGGCGATGTATTGCCAGATCGCCCTCCGGGGAATGAGCGACGGAGTATCGCGGACACGGCCGATGTTCTTCATCAGCCTCCTCAGTTTCCCGATGAACGTCTTCGGCAACTGGGTCTTCATGTACGGCCACTTCGGCATGCCGCGACTCGGCGGCGTCGGCTGCGGTGTGGCGAGCGCCATCGTCCTGTGGCTGAACTTCTTCATGATGGCCAGCTGGGTCTATTTCTCCGGCGGGTATCGCCCTTACCGGGTCTTCGAGCGGTTCGAGTGGCCGCGGTGGGCCGACATCCGCAAGCTGCTCGCTCTCGGAACTCCGATCGGGGTCGGCCTGTTCATGGAATGCACGCTGTTTGCGGCCGGTGCCCTTCTCCTGGGCCGGTTCGGCGACACCGTGGTGGCGGCCCACCAGGCGGCGCTCAACGTCGCTTCCGTGACGTTCATGATTCCGCTGGGGATTTCGACCGCGGCCTCGATTCGCGTCGGGCAGGCCGTGGGCCGGCGGGATCCGGCGGCGGTCCGCCGCGCCGGGTTCACCGGCATCGGCCTGGCGGCCTTCATCATGCTGGGCTGCGCGACGCTCCTGGCGCTCGCGCCGGGACCCATCGCGCGGCTCTATTCGAGCGATCCGGCCGTCCTGACGCTGATGAGCCGGCTGCTGCTCTATGCCGCCGTGTTCCAGCTCTTCGACGGTTTCCAGGTGGCGTCGAACGCCTGCCTGCGGGGACTGAAGGACACCTCGGTCCCGGCGCTCATCACGGTGGTCGTCTACTGGGTGATCGGTGTTCCGGTCGCCTATTGGCTGGCGATCGGTCGGGGGCAGCAGGCGGACGGGATCTGGAGCGGGTTCATCGTGGCTCTCTTCCTGGCGGCTGTGCTGCTGACGATCCGGTTCGACCGGATCAGCCGGCGTTTCGCGTCTGCCGCGGGATCACCCGGCGAAAGCTGA
- a CDS encoding PGPGW domain-containing protein: MLIAKLFESTAAMWWMIGGTVVMFLGTLALLPWIVCRMPEDYFVRPELPMEDWSWKTIAVRLARNFVGVILILAGIAMLVLPGQGVLTILVGLACLSFRGKRKLMRWFVYHKGVLHGLNWIRQRRNLPPFCNDTGDMGLPHCPMPKTSQVPASR; the protein is encoded by the coding sequence ATGCTGATCGCCAAGCTGTTTGAGTCGACTGCCGCGATGTGGTGGATGATCGGCGGCACCGTCGTGATGTTCTTGGGGACGTTGGCGTTGCTTCCCTGGATCGTCTGTCGGATGCCGGAGGACTACTTTGTTCGTCCCGAGCTGCCGATGGAGGACTGGTCGTGGAAGACGATCGCCGTCCGCCTCGCGCGGAATTTTGTCGGCGTGATCCTCATCCTCGCGGGGATCGCGATGCTCGTCCTTCCGGGGCAGGGGGTGCTGACCATTCTGGTCGGCCTCGCCTGCCTCAGTTTTCGCGGCAAGCGGAAGCTGATGCGGTGGTTCGTCTACCACAAGGGCGTGCTGCACGGCCTGAACTGGATCCGCCAGCGGCGAAATCTTCCGCCGTTCTGCAACGACACGGGCGACATGGGGCTCCCGCATTGCCCCATGCCCAAGACTTCACAGGTGCCGGCGTCGCGGTGA
- a CDS encoding DUF1501 domain-containing protein, translating to MLDISTHSGGLCDGLTRRSLLRAGGLGLLTGGLAAAQPLTALAQTGSISFGRAKRCIVLFLMGGPPQHSTWDPKPDAVAEVRGEIAPIATSVPGLLIGEGYPRLASLMDRFAVLRAVVTDDNAHSSSGYFMLTGHPHIPMNAENANPGFPNDRPNVAAIVQHLQSGHPLLPPAVRLPHHIFNTDQSVWPGQESGYLGHAANPWLFRCEPGSANYDVPDFRLAADVSLDRLGSRRSLLSQMDEQLRALAAQQTMERFDREQRQAFELLSSAGARAACDLSLEPAEVRDRYGRTQFGQSVLLARRLAEAGVSFIHVNWFRGADEPSDAPCWDSHTMETERLRTVLMPPTDLAASALVEDLEHRGMLDDTLVCILSEFGRTPRFNGRGGRDHWGHVFSVALAGGGIRGGVVHGASDAQGAYPLEGIVRPQDLTATILHCLGFAPTTEIHDMVGRPFPVSPGELIAAVT from the coding sequence TTGCTCGACATCTCGACACACTCAGGTGGATTGTGTGACGGCCTCACCCGCCGCAGCCTGCTTCGCGCCGGGGGACTGGGGCTTCTGACCGGGGGCCTTGCCGCGGCGCAACCGCTGACGGCTCTCGCACAGACCGGCTCGATCTCGTTCGGCCGCGCCAAGCGGTGCATCGTCCTCTTCCTGATGGGGGGCCCACCGCAGCATTCGACCTGGGATCCCAAACCCGACGCAGTGGCGGAAGTTCGGGGAGAGATCGCTCCGATCGCAACCAGCGTCCCGGGCCTTCTGATCGGCGAGGGATACCCGCGGCTGGCATCGCTGATGGACCGGTTCGCGGTCCTGCGGGCGGTCGTGACGGATGACAACGCCCATTCGTCGAGCGGCTACTTCATGCTCACGGGGCACCCGCACATCCCGATGAACGCGGAGAACGCCAACCCCGGCTTCCCGAATGACCGCCCCAATGTGGCGGCAATCGTCCAGCACCTGCAGTCCGGCCATCCGCTTCTCCCGCCCGCCGTGCGGCTGCCGCATCACATCTTCAATACCGATCAGTCGGTCTGGCCGGGGCAGGAGTCAGGTTACCTGGGGCACGCGGCGAATCCGTGGCTGTTCCGCTGCGAGCCGGGCTCGGCGAACTACGACGTCCCCGACTTCCGGCTCGCGGCCGATGTCTCGCTCGACCGGCTCGGTTCGCGTCGGTCGCTCCTGAGCCAGATGGACGAGCAGCTCCGCGCGCTCGCGGCCCAGCAGACGATGGAGCGGTTTGATCGCGAGCAGCGGCAGGCTTTCGAACTCCTTTCCTCCGCGGGGGCCCGAGCCGCCTGCGACCTCAGCCTCGAACCGGCCGAGGTCCGCGACCGTTACGGACGGACTCAGTTCGGTCAGAGCGTCCTCCTGGCCCGCCGTCTCGCGGAAGCGGGAGTCTCCTTCATTCATGTGAACTGGTTTCGAGGAGCGGACGAGCCGTCCGATGCCCCCTGCTGGGACAGCCACACGATGGAGACCGAGCGGCTGCGGACCGTGCTCATGCCGCCGACGGACCTCGCCGCTTCGGCCCTCGTCGAAGACCTGGAACACCGCGGCATGCTCGATGACACGCTGGTCTGCATCCTGAGCGAGTTCGGCCGGACGCCACGCTTCAACGGCCGAGGCGGACGAGATCATTGGGGCCACGTCTTTTCTGTGGCCCTCGCTGGCGGCGGCATCCGCGGCGGCGTGGTCCATGGCGCGTCGGACGCCCAGGGAGCCTATCCGCTGGAAGGGATCGTCCGCCCGCAGGACCTGACCGCCACGATCCTCCACTGCCTCGGCTTCGCGCCGACGACCGAGATCCACGACATGGTTGGCCGGCCGTTCCCGGTGAGTCCGGGTGAGCTCATCGCGGCGGTGACGTAG
- a CDS encoding helix-turn-helix domain-containing protein has protein sequence MLRSADHSILTTGDVARICQVAPRTVGKWFDSGRLKGYRVPGSQDRRIPRDNLIEFMRAHRMPLGELADDAERHALVIGLPETEWEALQAELAAVGVSAKRAASLFEAGIVVAESEPECVVIDSRFGAGDAARVLRAVKGLKAGPVRTIALVGDEDGNDFWMSGGFDDRFRRPFDLALLAVRTRSLTETARPR, from the coding sequence ATGCTCCGTTCCGCCGATCACTCGATTCTGACCACGGGCGATGTTGCCCGGATCTGCCAGGTCGCCCCCCGGACCGTCGGAAAGTGGTTCGACTCCGGCCGGCTCAAGGGCTATCGCGTTCCCGGCTCACAGGATCGCCGCATCCCGAGGGACAACCTCATCGAGTTCATGCGGGCCCACCGCATGCCCCTCGGGGAACTCGCCGACGACGCGGAGCGGCACGCCCTCGTCATCGGCCTGCCGGAGACGGAGTGGGAGGCGCTCCAGGCGGAACTCGCCGCGGTCGGCGTGAGTGCGAAGCGGGCCGCGTCGCTCTTCGAGGCCGGGATCGTCGTTGCCGAGAGTGAGCCGGAATGCGTCGTCATCGACTCCCGGTTCGGCGCCGGCGATGCCGCCCGGGTCCTCCGGGCCGTGAAGGGACTCAAGGCCGGTCCCGTGCGGACGATCGCCCTCGTCGGCGATGAAGATGGGAACGACTTCTGGATGTCCGGCGGCTTCGACGACCGCTTCCGCCGCCCGTTCGATCTGGCTCTCCTCGCGGTCCGGACCCGCTCGCTCACCGAGACGGCCCGTCCCCGATAA
- the lexA gene encoding transcriptional repressor LexA → MSFERTTLTQRQQEIYEFIKDKILNRGYGPTVREIGSAFEIRSPNGVMCHLKALERKGLILREQGMSRAIQLTDQPQLKRASLPMCGQIAAGTPVLAVEQAERIDFGPLFQDADHFCLKVRGESMIDAHIADGDYAVIRKQPHARDGEIVAALVDHDDATLKKFYREDHRYRLEPCNPTMSPIYSQNVEILGVLVGLIRNY, encoded by the coding sequence ATGTCATTTGAGCGGACGACCCTGACGCAGCGGCAGCAGGAGATCTACGAGTTCATCAAGGACAAGATCCTGAATCGGGGCTACGGGCCGACGGTACGTGAGATCGGCTCGGCGTTCGAGATCCGCTCCCCCAACGGCGTCATGTGCCATCTCAAGGCCCTGGAGCGGAAGGGGCTCATCCTGCGGGAGCAGGGGATGTCCCGGGCCATCCAGCTCACCGACCAGCCGCAGCTCAAGCGGGCCAGCCTCCCGATGTGCGGCCAGATCGCCGCCGGTACGCCGGTCCTGGCGGTCGAGCAGGCGGAGCGGATCGACTTCGGTCCCCTCTTTCAGGACGCCGACCACTTCTGCCTGAAGGTCCGCGGGGAGTCGATGATCGACGCCCATATCGCGGACGGGGACTACGCGGTGATCCGCAAGCAGCCGCATGCCCGCGATGGAGAGATCGTGGCGGCCCTCGTCGACCATGACGACGCGACTCTCAAGAAGTTCTACCGCGAGGATCACCGGTACCGCCTCGAGCCCTGCAACCCGACGATGTCGCCGATCTACTCTCAGAACGTCGAGATCCTGGGGGTCCTGGTCGGCCTGATCCGGAACTACTGA
- a CDS encoding DUF1207 domain-containing protein, with amino-acid sequence MRTFGTLCRLTASAAFLWAAAGLLPAQALAREAVRPGGLVRLDRIEEVFEAPADPVGRQTLDDWDCRDAEAVFKEPKVGPVQRMAFEEVVPPVPPDVVPAGPPVDVPRSLLSDDVWQLLPDGVMYPSYLAGEKEPRFQAVWLRGPDGIWRWETALGGRMSLLRKGTLDDVHPEGWELQLEGAALARVQVFEESAPLDATDYRIGFLSVWREGPWAFKAGYYHLSSHAGDEFLLANPAYQRINYVRDSAIFGTFYEVSDSIQIYGEVGLAAVDGGAEPLEFQYGIQYSPQGPTGLKGTPFAAVNGHTRQDDGWITSFNLVAGWQWRGRYSNHLWRAGFQFYNGPAMQWEFVGRRETLGGAGIWYDF; translated from the coding sequence TTGCGAACGTTCGGAACTCTCTGTCGATTGACCGCCTCCGCCGCATTCCTGTGGGCGGCGGCGGGACTGTTGCCCGCACAGGCCCTCGCCCGCGAAGCGGTTCGGCCCGGAGGGCTGGTCCGGCTCGATAGGATCGAGGAGGTCTTTGAGGCCCCGGCGGATCCGGTCGGGCGGCAGACGCTCGATGACTGGGACTGCCGCGATGCCGAAGCGGTCTTCAAGGAGCCCAAGGTGGGGCCCGTCCAGCGGATGGCCTTTGAAGAGGTGGTCCCGCCGGTTCCGCCAGACGTCGTTCCGGCCGGGCCGCCGGTCGATGTCCCCCGGTCCCTGCTGTCCGACGACGTCTGGCAGCTGCTTCCGGACGGCGTGATGTACCCGTCCTACCTCGCCGGTGAGAAGGAGCCCCGCTTCCAGGCGGTCTGGCTCCGCGGACCGGACGGGATCTGGCGCTGGGAAACGGCGCTCGGGGGCCGCATGTCGCTCCTCCGCAAGGGGACGCTCGACGACGTCCATCCCGAGGGCTGGGAACTGCAGCTCGAGGGGGCCGCGCTCGCCCGCGTTCAGGTCTTCGAAGAATCGGCCCCCCTTGATGCGACCGATTACCGGATCGGCTTCCTGAGCGTCTGGCGGGAAGGTCCCTGGGCGTTCAAGGCGGGCTACTATCACCTGAGCTCGCACGCCGGGGATGAGTTCCTGCTGGCGAACCCCGCCTACCAGCGGATCAACTACGTCCGCGACTCGGCGATCTTCGGCACGTTCTACGAGGTCTCGGACTCCATCCAGATCTACGGGGAAGTCGGGCTGGCGGCGGTCGACGGCGGAGCGGAGCCGCTCGAGTTCCAGTACGGGATCCAGTACAGCCCGCAGGGGCCGACGGGGCTCAAGGGGACGCCGTTCGCCGCCGTGAACGGCCACACCCGCCAGGACGACGGCTGGATCACGAGCTTCAACCTCGTGGCCGGCTGGCAATGGCGGGGACGGTACTCGAACCACCTGTGGCGAGCCGGCTTCCAGTTCTACAACGGCCCGGCGATGCAGTGGGAGTTCGTCGGCCGCCGCGAGACGCTCGGCGGGGCGGGGATCTGGTACGACTTCTGA
- the map gene encoding type I methionyl aminopeptidase — protein sequence MITLKSPREIALMQEAGKLVAEAHRIAASMMTPGVETRAIDREIEALFERHKAEPLFKGYPGKVPFPAVTCISPNEQVVHGIPGDYRLKEGDIISVDTGCRLAGWCADSAWTYAVGTISPQKQKLMQCGEEALREAIRGLTTERKWSAIARRMEKVIHAAGCSIVEEFVGHGIGRKMHESPQIPNYVSKELAKEDFEIRPGLVLAIEPMINAGRKGIKVLRDHWTAVTVDGQPSVHFEHTVAVTKDGPLLVTAGVGGDFRW from the coding sequence ATGATCACGCTCAAGTCTCCCCGCGAAATCGCCCTCATGCAGGAGGCGGGCAAGCTCGTCGCCGAGGCGCACCGCATCGCCGCCTCGATGATGACGCCGGGGGTCGAGACGCGGGCGATCGACAGGGAGATCGAGGCCCTCTTCGAGCGGCACAAGGCGGAGCCCCTTTTCAAGGGGTATCCGGGCAAAGTCCCCTTCCCCGCCGTGACCTGCATCAGCCCCAACGAGCAGGTCGTGCACGGCATTCCCGGGGATTACCGGCTCAAGGAGGGGGACATCATCAGCGTCGACACCGGCTGCCGCCTCGCCGGCTGGTGCGCGGACTCCGCCTGGACCTACGCCGTCGGAACGATCAGCCCTCAGAAGCAGAAGCTGATGCAGTGCGGCGAGGAGGCCCTGCGGGAAGCGATCCGCGGCCTGACAACTGAGCGAAAATGGTCCGCGATCGCCCGCCGGATGGAGAAAGTGATCCACGCCGCCGGCTGCAGCATCGTCGAGGAGTTCGTCGGCCACGGGATCGGCCGGAAGATGCACGAGTCGCCGCAGATCCCGAATTACGTCTCGAAGGAGCTGGCCAAGGAGGACTTCGAGATCCGTCCGGGACTCGTCCTGGCGATCGAGCCGATGATCAACGCCGGCCGGAAGGGAATCAAGGTCCTGCGGGACCACTGGACCGCCGTCACGGTCGACGGCCAGCCGAGCGTCCACTTCGAACACACGGTCGCCGTCACGAAGGACGGGCCGCTTCTGGTCACGGCAGGGGTGGGTGGAGATTTCCGCTGGTGA
- the secY gene encoding preprotein translocase subunit SecY: protein MLSRLLMVFKIPELRQKIILTLILLAVYRLGYSLLLPIIDQERFVEILQRTSQGTLGQIMQTMSLFSAGALGNATIFGLGIMPYISASIIFQLLGTVYPPLEALQKEGEAGRKKINEYTRYATVAIALAQSFFWVRVLQSQGQADGGTGFLLSDYSGIWYQIMAAFMMTAGTVLLMWIGEQIDEYGIGNGISLLIMAGILAQMPRALGEILAPAFQSGRFNIKLGSDAGVDKLLLLVFLFVAVIIGVVAITQAQRRIPIQSAKHVRGRRVLGGTRQFLPLRLNQSGVMPIIFASSLLVIPQMIFSWAYQVFPSQIWLLTLSQLFGLDRGFVYNVCYILLIYFFAYFWTSITFNPKEMADNLKDYGSFVPGYRPGQRTAEYLDDVMHRVTYVGAGALALIAIVPTLMAAGMNINPLVASFYGGTGLMIVVSVALDVVQKIDSHLVMRGKGGLLETDENL from the coding sequence ATGCTTTCGCGTTTGTTGATGGTCTTCAAGATTCCGGAACTCCGGCAGAAGATCATCCTGACGTTGATTCTGCTCGCCGTGTACCGGCTCGGCTACTCGCTTCTCCTGCCGATCATCGATCAGGAGCGATTCGTCGAGATCCTGCAGCGCACCAGCCAGGGGACACTCGGCCAGATCATGCAGACGATGTCGCTCTTCTCGGCCGGCGCGCTGGGGAACGCGACAATCTTCGGACTGGGGATCATGCCGTATATCTCGGCGTCGATCATTTTCCAGCTCCTGGGGACCGTCTATCCCCCGCTCGAAGCCCTTCAGAAGGAAGGGGAAGCGGGCCGCAAGAAGATTAACGAGTACACCCGCTACGCGACCGTCGCCATTGCCCTCGCTCAGAGCTTCTTCTGGGTCCGCGTCCTCCAGAGCCAGGGGCAGGCCGACGGCGGCACCGGCTTCCTGCTCTCGGACTATTCCGGCATCTGGTACCAGATCATGGCGGCCTTCATGATGACCGCCGGGACCGTGCTCCTGATGTGGATTGGCGAGCAGATCGACGAATACGGCATCGGCAACGGGATCTCGCTCCTGATCATGGCGGGGATCCTGGCCCAGATGCCGCGGGCCCTGGGGGAAATCCTCGCTCCGGCGTTCCAGAGCGGCCGGTTCAACATCAAGCTCGGCAGCGACGCCGGGGTCGACAAGCTGCTGCTGCTCGTCTTCCTCTTCGTGGCGGTCATCATCGGCGTCGTGGCGATCACGCAGGCCCAGCGGCGGATCCCAATCCAGAGCGCGAAGCACGTCCGCGGCCGCCGGGTCCTGGGCGGGACGCGGCAGTTCCTCCCGCTCCGGCTCAACCAGTCGGGCGTCATGCCGATCATCTTCGCGTCGAGCCTCCTCGTCATCCCGCAGATGATCTTCAGCTGGGCCTACCAGGTCTTCCCCAGCCAGATCTGGCTGCTCACGCTGTCGCAGCTCTTCGGCCTCGACCGGGGCTTCGTCTACAACGTCTGCTACATCCTCCTGATCTACTTCTTTGCCTACTTCTGGACGTCGATCACCTTCAACCCGAAGGAAATGGCCGACAACCTGAAGGACTACGGAAGCTTCGTCCCGGGGTATCGCCCCGGCCAGCGGACCGCCGAGTACCTGGACGACGTGATGCACCGCGTCACCTACGTCGGGGCCGGGGCCCTGGCCCTGATCGCGATCGTCCCGACCCTCATGGCGGCGGGGATGAACATCAACCCGCTCGTGGCGAGCTTCTACGGAGGAACGGGTCTCATGATCGTCGTCTCCGTGGCCCTCGACGTCGTGCAGAAGATCGACAGCCACCTCGTCATGCGGGGTAAGGGCGGTCTCCTCGAGACCGACGAGAACCTGTAG